In one window of Caenimonas aquaedulcis DNA:
- the htpX gene encoding protease HtpX has protein sequence MKRIVLFVLTNLAVVVVLGVVSSLLGVNRYLTANGLNLGMLLAFAAVMGFGGAIISLLISKPVAKWSAGVQVIEQPRNADEAWIVETVRKFADKAGIGMPEVGIFEGEPNAFATGAFKNSALVAVSTGLLQGMTREEVEAVIGHEVAHIANGDMVTMTLIQGVMNTFVVFLSRVIGYLVDGWLNRGDDRRSGPGIGYYVTTIVLDILFGFAAAIIVAWFSRQREFRADAGSATLLGRKQPMINALARLGGMVPGELPKAIQAFGITSGVGKLFSTHPPIEERIAALQAAAA, from the coding sequence ATGAAACGCATCGTTCTGTTCGTGCTCACCAACCTGGCGGTCGTCGTCGTGCTCGGCGTCGTCTCGAGCCTGCTGGGCGTCAACCGCTACCTCACGGCCAACGGGCTGAACCTCGGCATGCTGCTCGCCTTCGCGGCCGTCATGGGCTTCGGCGGCGCCATCATCTCGTTGCTCATCTCCAAGCCTGTCGCCAAATGGTCGGCAGGCGTGCAGGTGATCGAGCAGCCGCGCAACGCCGACGAGGCGTGGATCGTCGAGACCGTGCGCAAGTTCGCCGACAAGGCCGGCATCGGCATGCCCGAAGTCGGCATCTTCGAAGGCGAGCCCAACGCTTTCGCCACCGGCGCCTTCAAGAACAGCGCGCTGGTCGCGGTGTCCACCGGATTGCTGCAGGGCATGACGCGTGAAGAAGTGGAAGCCGTGATCGGCCACGAAGTCGCGCACATCGCCAACGGCGACATGGTCACGATGACGCTGATCCAGGGCGTGATGAATACGTTCGTCGTGTTCCTGTCGCGCGTGATCGGCTACCTCGTGGATGGCTGGCTCAACCGCGGCGACGACCGCCGCTCCGGCCCCGGCATCGGCTACTACGTGACGACCATCGTCCTGGATATCCTGTTCGGCTTCGCTGCCGCGATCATCGTCGCGTGGTTCTCGCGCCAGCGCGAATTCCGCGCCGATGCAGGCTCGGCGACGCTGCTTGGGCGCAAGCAGCCGATGATCAATGCGCTGGCGCGCCTGGGCGGCATGGTGCCCGGCGAGTTGCCCAAGGCGATCCAGGCTTTCGGCATCACCTCGGGCGTGGGCAAGCTTTTCTCCACGCACCCGCCCATCGAGGAGCGCATCGCGGCGCTGCAGGCCGCCGCGGCCTGA
- a CDS encoding NAD(P)/FAD-dependent oxidoreductase has translation MIRLSEIKLTLAQAEQPEAPLLAAAAGVLGVPQGDISRVQVFKRSFDARKADLLAVYIIDVALADASREPAILAKLAGRPHIAATPDMAWHPPVQATAPPALRPVVVGFGPCGIFAALVLAQMGLRPIVLERGKPVRERTKDTWGLWRKRLLHPESNVQFGEGGAGTFSDGKLYSQIKDPRHLGRKVMNEFVKAGAPGEILYVAHPHIGTFKLVKVVENMREQIIALGGEVRFQQRVTDLLLEGEGDHKQLRGLAVLDVATGETGELRTDHAVLALGHSSRDTFEMLHRRGVFLEAKPFSIGFRIEHPQGVIDRARWGRHAGHPMLGAADYKLVHHASNGRSVYSFCMCPGGTVVAATSEPERVVTNGMSQYSRNERNANAGIVVGIDPADYPGGPLAGVALQRTLESNAYVLGGGTYEAPGQLVGDFIAGKASTALGSVEPSYKPGVKLGDLHQALPEYAITAIREALPAFGRKIKGFDMPDAVLTGVETRTSSPLKITRGEDYQSLNVRGLYPAGEGASYAGGILSAGVDGIRVGEAVARGIVSG, from the coding sequence ATGATCCGACTCTCCGAAATCAAGCTCACGCTGGCTCAGGCGGAGCAACCCGAAGCGCCGCTGCTCGCTGCCGCAGCCGGCGTGCTCGGCGTGCCGCAAGGCGACATCTCCCGCGTGCAGGTCTTCAAGCGCAGCTTCGATGCCCGCAAGGCGGACCTGCTCGCCGTCTACATCATCGACGTGGCGCTCGCCGATGCCTCCCGGGAGCCCGCGATACTCGCGAAGCTCGCGGGACGCCCACATATCGCCGCAACGCCGGACATGGCGTGGCATCCGCCGGTGCAGGCCACCGCGCCGCCCGCGCTGCGTCCCGTGGTCGTCGGCTTCGGCCCCTGCGGCATCTTCGCGGCGCTGGTGCTCGCGCAGATGGGCCTGCGCCCCATCGTGCTGGAGCGCGGCAAGCCCGTGCGCGAACGGACGAAGGACACCTGGGGCCTGTGGCGCAAGCGCCTGCTGCATCCGGAGAGCAACGTGCAGTTCGGCGAAGGCGGCGCGGGCACGTTCTCCGACGGCAAGCTCTACAGCCAGATCAAGGACCCGCGCCATCTGGGGCGCAAGGTCATGAACGAATTCGTGAAGGCCGGCGCGCCCGGGGAGATCCTCTACGTCGCGCACCCGCACATCGGCACCTTCAAGCTCGTGAAGGTGGTGGAGAACATGCGCGAGCAGATCATCGCGCTGGGCGGGGAAGTGCGCTTCCAGCAGCGCGTGACCGACCTGCTGCTCGAGGGCGAGGGAGATCACAAGCAGCTGCGCGGCCTCGCCGTGCTGGACGTGGCGACCGGGGAGACGGGTGAGCTGCGCACCGATCACGCCGTCCTTGCGCTGGGCCACAGTTCGCGCGACACCTTCGAGATGCTGCATCGCCGCGGCGTCTTCCTGGAGGCCAAGCCCTTTTCCATCGGCTTTCGCATCGAGCATCCGCAGGGCGTGATCGACCGCGCGCGCTGGGGGCGTCACGCGGGGCATCCCATGCTCGGCGCCGCCGATTACAAGCTGGTGCACCACGCGAGCAACGGCCGTTCGGTCTACAGCTTCTGCATGTGCCCGGGCGGCACGGTGGTGGCCGCGACGTCGGAGCCGGAGCGCGTGGTGACCAACGGCATGAGCCAGTACTCGCGCAACGAGCGCAATGCGAATGCGGGCATCGTGGTGGGAATCGACCCGGCGGACTATCCCGGCGGTCCGCTCGCGGGCGTGGCCTTGCAGCGCACGCTGGAATCGAACGCGTACGTGCTCGGGGGCGGCACGTACGAAGCGCCGGGGCAGCTGGTCGGGGATTTCATCGCGGGCAAGGCGAGCACGGCGCTGGGAAGTGTCGAGCCGTCGTACAAGCCCGGCGTGAAGCTCGGGGACCTGCACCAGGCCCTTCCGGAATACGCGATCACGGCCATTCGCGAAGCGCTCCCCGCTTTCGGCCGCAAGATCAAGGGCTTCGACATGCCCGATGCGGTGCTCACCGGCGTCGAGACACGCACGTCCTCCCCGCTGAAGATCACGCGCGGCGAGGACTACCAGAGCCTGAACGTGCGCGGCTTGTATCCCGCCGGGGAGGGAGCGAGTTACGCGGGCGGCATCCTCTCGGCGGGGGTGGACGGAATCCGCGTGGGCGAGGCGGTGGCGCGGGGAATCGTTTCGGGGTGA
- a CDS encoding M48 family metallopeptidase: MPQPIPGRWFDGRSTRPRPCHVTLRPGGKLPALVLRDDADGAILEIAGSDVGWPERWSTTRAPRTVVADLRDHGSLEVDDVAAWQAALAAAGGKPPLAQRMQTRWPVFAVVMAVAAVALVAFYRWGTPWAATQVTRQVPLAWETELSQRALRDLDANFLKPSKLPAARQAQLRERFDALSRQVGPAMQPYRDYAPGLSLSFRGGMPPNAFALPGGTIVMTDSLVEIAQRRGLDDDALAGVLAHEIGHVVHRHTTRIIVEQAVLNVGLGLALGDVSTLVSMGGSLLTGLAYRRGHETEADCFAADLMRRARVPTAPMADLLLGMEQDRGATAGGERGGGFSDLLSSHPATAQRARDLKAGHAEACRK; the protein is encoded by the coding sequence GCCAGGCGGCAAGCTTCCTGCGCTGGTGCTGCGCGACGATGCGGACGGCGCCATCCTGGAGATCGCGGGCAGCGATGTGGGGTGGCCCGAACGCTGGAGCACGACCCGCGCGCCCCGCACGGTGGTGGCCGATCTTCGCGATCACGGCAGCCTCGAAGTCGACGACGTGGCGGCATGGCAGGCGGCGCTCGCCGCGGCGGGCGGAAAGCCGCCGCTCGCGCAGCGCATGCAGACGCGCTGGCCCGTCTTTGCCGTTGTCATGGCGGTCGCCGCCGTCGCGCTGGTCGCGTTCTATCGCTGGGGCACGCCTTGGGCCGCGACCCAGGTCACGCGCCAGGTTCCCCTCGCGTGGGAAACCGAATTGTCCCAGCGCGCCCTGCGCGACCTCGACGCGAACTTCCTGAAGCCCAGCAAACTGCCCGCCGCGCGGCAGGCGCAGTTGCGCGAGCGCTTCGATGCGCTGTCGCGCCAGGTCGGGCCCGCGATGCAACCGTATCGCGACTACGCGCCTGGCCTGTCGCTTTCCTTTCGTGGCGGCATGCCGCCCAACGCGTTCGCGCTGCCCGGCGGGACCATCGTGATGACCGACAGCCTGGTGGAAATCGCGCAGCGCCGCGGCCTGGACGACGATGCGCTGGCGGGCGTCCTGGCCCACGAAATCGGACACGTGGTGCATCGCCACACCACGCGAATCATCGTCGAACAGGCCGTGCTGAACGTGGGACTGGGCCTGGCGCTCGGCGATGTCTCCACCCTGGTGTCGATGGGCGGCTCGCTGCTCACCGGCCTGGCCTATCGCCGCGGGCACGAGACCGAGGCGGATTGCTTCGCCGCGGACCTGATGCGCCGGGCCCGCGTGCCGACGGCGCCCATGGCCGACCTGCTGCTGGGCATGGAGCAGGACCGCGGCGCCACTGCCGGGGGCGAGCGGGGCGGCGGCTTTTCCGACCTCCTGAGCAGCCACCCGGCGACCGCGCAGCGCGCCCGCGACCTGAAGGCGGGGCACGCCGAAGCCTGCCGAAAATAA